A DNA window from Niabella yanshanensis contains the following coding sequences:
- a CDS encoding RNA polymerase sigma factor — MEGDRRMQEELYKRFSPKMYAVCLRYASNADEAQDILQDGFIKVFKKLDSFRGDGSFEGWVRRIFVNTAIEYFRRKKYLQPVTEKEENTIEGKYVSALDELAEKDILDLITQLSPGYRTVFNMYVVEGYSHKEIGDMLGISEGTSKSQLSRAKALLQDLVKKHIEDRSK, encoded by the coding sequence ATGGAAGGCGACCGAAGGATGCAGGAAGAGCTTTACAAGCGTTTCTCTCCTAAAATGTATGCAGTATGCTTACGTTACGCCTCGAACGCTGATGAAGCACAGGATATTTTGCAGGATGGATTTATTAAAGTTTTTAAAAAACTGGACAGTTTCAGAGGAGATGGCTCTTTTGAAGGCTGGGTTCGAAGAATTTTTGTAAATACAGCTATTGAATATTTCAGAAGAAAGAAATACTTGCAGCCGGTTACAGAAAAGGAAGAAAATACGATAGAGGGAAAATATGTGTCGGCACTTGACGAATTAGCTGAAAAAGATATCCTGGATTTGATCACTCAATTATCTCCCGGCTACCGTACGGTTTTCAACATGTATGTAGTGGAGGGATATTCCCATAAAGAAATCGGGGATATGCTGGGCATCAGCGAAGGTACCAGCAAGTCTCAGCTTTCGCGGGCCAAAGCGCTCCTGCAGGATTTAGTAAAAAAACACATAGAAGACAGATCGAAGTAA
- the rdgB gene encoding RdgB/HAM1 family non-canonical purine NTP pyrophosphatase, which yields MTLIFATNNNNKVQEIRNALDNSFEIISLKEAGIFQDIPEPHDTLEANATEKSRTIFNLRQMDCFSEDTGLEVEALNGEPGVKSARYADNEPEFADNIDKLLNKMKNQGNRNARFRTVISLIINGDEHQFEGICEGTITHHRAGTGGFGYDPVFIPDGATQTFGEMTMEKKKQYSHRAKALAKLTEWLKENRSAGL from the coding sequence ATGACCCTCATTTTTGCAACCAATAATAACAATAAAGTACAGGAAATACGCAATGCACTGGATAACAGTTTTGAAATTATCAGTTTAAAAGAAGCGGGCATCTTCCAGGACATTCCCGAACCTCACGATACACTCGAGGCAAATGCGACTGAAAAATCGCGGACAATATTTAACCTCAGGCAAATGGACTGTTTCAGCGAAGACACCGGGCTGGAGGTAGAAGCATTAAACGGGGAGCCGGGTGTTAAAAGCGCCCGCTATGCGGATAACGAGCCCGAATTTGCTGACAATATCGATAAATTGCTGAACAAAATGAAAAACCAGGGCAACCGGAATGCCCGATTTAGGACAGTTATCTCTTTGATTATAAACGGGGATGAGCACCAGTTTGAAGGTATTTGTGAGGGCACCATTACCCATCACCGTGCAGGTACCGGCGGCTTTGGATACGACCCGGTTTTTATTCCTGATGGTGCGACCCAAACATTTGGAGAAATGACGATGGAGAAGAAAAAGCAATATAGCCACCGGGCCAAAGCTTTAGCAAAATTGACAGAATGGTTAAAGGAAAACAGGAGCGCCGGTTTGTAG
- a CDS encoding branched-chain amino acid aminotransferase has protein sequence MVEAVQIPVERIKESKLGQVDFSNLGFGKYFSDHMLEADYVNGEWTSVKIRPYQDLGFLPALSVLHYSQTIFEGQKAHKDENGNIHIFRPHENWKRLNRSADRMAMPNVPEEIFVDGMKQLIELDKAFIPSGYDESLYIRPFLFATEETLGVKESNSYKFLIITGPVGSYFSAPARIYVEEKYTRAAPGGTGAAKTGGNYAASLLSSAEARKQGYDQVLWMDANEHKYVQEVGAMNILFVIDGKIITPDLTDGTILSGITRMSLIELFKEKGYTVDERKVSIDEIVEAYKNGSLQEVFGCGTAATISHVRELKYKDFVMEFDVDSMTISADMKKYLLDYKENLHGDPHGWLEKV, from the coding sequence ATGGTAGAGGCAGTTCAAATACCTGTGGAGCGGATAAAAGAAAGTAAATTAGGGCAGGTAGATTTTAGCAATTTAGGTTTTGGAAAGTATTTTTCTGATCACATGCTGGAGGCAGACTATGTTAATGGAGAGTGGACCAGCGTTAAGATCAGGCCTTACCAGGACCTCGGTTTTCTTCCTGCTTTATCTGTACTGCATTATTCTCAAACTATTTTTGAAGGGCAAAAAGCGCATAAGGACGAAAATGGCAATATTCATATTTTCAGACCTCACGAGAATTGGAAGCGACTGAATCGTTCAGCAGACCGTATGGCTATGCCAAACGTACCGGAAGAGATTTTTGTTGACGGCATGAAACAGCTGATCGAGCTGGATAAAGCGTTTATTCCGTCGGGTTATGACGAGTCTTTATACATACGTCCGTTTCTGTTTGCCACCGAAGAAACGCTGGGTGTAAAGGAATCTAACTCCTATAAATTTTTAATCATTACAGGCCCCGTAGGATCTTATTTTTCAGCGCCGGCCCGTATTTATGTAGAAGAAAAATACACACGTGCTGCTCCTGGCGGTACGGGCGCCGCTAAAACCGGTGGTAACTATGCAGCATCTTTGTTGTCGTCGGCTGAGGCCAGAAAACAAGGCTACGACCAGGTGTTATGGATGGATGCTAACGAGCATAAATATGTTCAGGAGGTGGGCGCCATGAATATCCTGTTTGTAATTGACGGTAAGATCATCACTCCCGATCTTACTGATGGTACGATCTTAAGTGGTATTACACGTATGAGCCTGATAGAACTATTTAAAGAGAAGGGCTATACGGTAGACGAACGTAAAGTATCCATCGATGAGATCGTAGAAGCGTATAAGAATGGCAGTTTACAGGAAGTGTTTGGTTGTGGAACAGCCGCTACTATTTCTCATGTTCGCGAATTAAAGTATAAAGATTTCGTGATGGAATTTGATGTAGATAGCATGACCATTTCAGCCGATATGAAGAAGTACCTGCTGGATTATAAAGAGAATCTTCATGGTGATCCGCATGGCTGGCTGGAAAAAGTATAA
- the rpsL gene encoding 30S ribosomal protein S12, whose amino-acid sequence MPTINQLVRKGRQIIKAKSKSRALDQCPQRRGVCTRVYTTTPKKPNSALRKVAKVRLTNKIEVIAYIPGEGHNLQEHSIVLIRGGRVKDLPGVRYHIVRGSLDTAGVKDRKQSRSKYGTKKAKK is encoded by the coding sequence ATGCCTACAATTAATCAGTTAGTACGTAAAGGAAGACAAATAATTAAAGCAAAGAGTAAATCAAGGGCTTTAGATCAGTGCCCTCAGCGCCGTGGCGTTTGTACTCGTGTATATACCACTACACCTAAAAAGCCTAACTCAGCACTTCGTAAAGTAGCTAAAGTTCGTTTAACTAATAAAATTGAAGTAATTGCTTACATTCCGGGAGAAGGACATAACCTGCAGGAACACTCGATCGTATTGATCCGCGGTGGCAGGGTAAAAGATCTTCCAGGTGTACGTTACCATATTGTACGCGGTAGCTTAGATACTGCGGGTGTAAAAGATCGTAAACAAAGCCGTTCTAAATACGGTACCAAGAAAGCTAAGAAGTAA
- the rpsG gene encoding 30S ribosomal protein S7 gives MRKAQAKKLPLAPDPKFNDKLVTRFVNNLMWEGKKSGAFTIFYDALDKVAKQTNEDGYEIWKKALANVTPAVEVRSRRIGGATFQIPSEVRPDRKISLSIKWLIRYSRDRNGRSMADKLANEIVAASKGEGAAFKKKEDTHRMAEANKAFAHFRV, from the coding sequence ATGCGTAAAGCACAAGCCAAGAAACTCCCTTTAGCGCCAGATCCTAAATTTAATGATAAGCTGGTTACACGTTTTGTAAACAACCTGATGTGGGAAGGTAAAAAGAGTGGGGCATTCACTATTTTTTATGATGCATTAGATAAAGTTGCAAAGCAAACCAACGAAGATGGATATGAGATCTGGAAGAAGGCTTTGGCAAACGTAACTCCTGCTGTAGAAGTTCGCAGCCGTCGTATCGGTGGTGCTACTTTCCAGATTCCTTCAGAAGTTCGTCCTGACAGAAAAATATCTTTAAGCATCAAATGGTTAATTCGTTATAGCCGTGATCGTAACGGTCGTAGCATGGCTGACAAATTAGCAAATGAAATCGTAGCTGCAAGCAAAGGCGAAGGTGCTGCATTCAAAAAGAAAGAAGATACACATCGTATGGCTGAAGCGAACAAAGCTTTTGCTCACTTCAGAGTATAA